A single Arachnia propionica DNA region contains:
- the nuoK gene encoding NADH-quinone oxidoreductase subunit NuoK: protein MSTEAYLVLAALLFAVGALGFLLRRNAIIAFMSVELMLNAANLVFVTFARQHGKLDGQVASFFVMVVAAAEVVVGLAIIVAVYRARRSASVDDANLLKF, encoded by the coding sequence GTGAGCACCGAAGCCTACCTGGTGCTGGCGGCGCTGCTGTTTGCCGTCGGCGCACTCGGATTCCTGCTGCGCCGCAACGCGATCATCGCCTTCATGAGCGTGGAGCTGATGCTCAACGCCGCGAACCTGGTGTTCGTGACCTTCGCCCGCCAGCACGGCAAACTCGACGGTCAGGTGGCGTCTTTCTTCGTCATGGTGGTGGCCGCCGCCGAGGTCGTGGTCGGCCTGGCCATCATCGTCGCCGTCTATCGCGCCCGTCGCTCGGCCTCCGTCGACGACGCGAACCTGCTGAAGTTCTGA
- the nuoH gene encoding NADH-quinone oxidoreductase subunit NuoH yields MNVFFQDPWWLIAIKVLALFVILLVWTIFNVWYERRLVGKMQHRLGPIMNGPFGLGQALADGMKLLVKEDFRPKHTDKWVFNLAPILTGMAAFTTWTVIPFGGQVEIFGVSTRLQVTDLPVAVLFVLAIASIGIYGIVLAGWASSSTYAFLGSMRSSAQMISYEIAMGLSIVGVFLQAGTMSTYGIVEAQRTPIIFRLPFVEGEANIGMMGWYALLLAPSFVIYGIAMVGETNRAPFDLPECESELVSGYLTEYSGFRYAMFFLAEYINMATVSAVCTTLFLGGYLPFWPLNLIEPLNNTWFGPIWFVIKVQLLFSVFVWLRGTLPRFRYDQFMDLGWKRLIPISLLWIVMIAFAPRYTLALAVALVAILVAFAPRKKEPERVPPVDPNEPFDAFAGGYPVPPRPGQVLPELAGVIRSEIIAPTENEEK; encoded by the coding sequence ATGAACGTGTTCTTCCAGGATCCGTGGTGGCTCATCGCCATCAAGGTCCTCGCCCTGTTCGTGATCCTGCTGGTGTGGACCATCTTCAACGTCTGGTACGAGCGGCGTCTCGTCGGCAAGATGCAGCACCGTCTCGGACCGATCATGAACGGACCCTTCGGTTTGGGCCAGGCGCTCGCCGACGGCATGAAACTGCTCGTCAAGGAGGATTTCCGGCCGAAGCACACCGACAAGTGGGTGTTCAACCTGGCCCCGATCCTCACCGGCATGGCGGCCTTCACCACCTGGACGGTGATCCCGTTCGGCGGCCAGGTGGAGATCTTCGGGGTCTCCACCCGCCTCCAGGTCACCGACCTGCCGGTGGCGGTGCTGTTCGTGCTGGCCATCGCATCCATCGGCATCTACGGCATCGTGCTGGCGGGGTGGGCGTCGAGTTCCACCTATGCCTTCCTGGGTTCGATGCGCAGCTCAGCGCAGATGATCTCCTACGAGATCGCGATGGGGCTGTCCATCGTCGGGGTGTTCCTGCAGGCGGGCACCATGTCCACCTACGGCATCGTCGAGGCGCAGCGCACGCCGATCATCTTCCGGTTGCCGTTCGTGGAGGGCGAGGCGAACATCGGGATGATGGGCTGGTACGCGCTGCTGCTGGCGCCGTCGTTCGTGATCTACGGCATCGCGATGGTGGGTGAGACCAACCGTGCTCCCTTCGACCTGCCCGAGTGCGAGTCCGAGCTGGTCTCCGGCTACCTGACCGAGTACTCCGGTTTCCGCTACGCCATGTTCTTCCTGGCGGAGTACATCAACATGGCGACGGTCTCCGCGGTGTGCACGACCCTGTTCCTGGGCGGCTACCTGCCCTTCTGGCCGCTCAACCTCATCGAGCCCCTCAACAACACGTGGTTCGGCCCGATCTGGTTCGTCATCAAAGTGCAGCTGCTGTTCTCCGTGTTCGTGTGGCTGCGCGGCACCCTGCCCCGGTTCCGCTACGACCAGTTCATGGACCTGGGGTGGAAGCGGCTGATCCCGATCTCCCTGCTGTGGATCGTGATGATCGCGTTCGCGCCGCGCTACACCCTCGCGCTGGCCGTCGCGCTCGTTGCGATCCTGGTGGCTTTCGCGCCGAGGAAGAAGGAACCCGAACGGGTGCCTCCGGTGGATCCGAACGAGCCCTTCGACGCCTTCGCGGGCGGCTATCCGGTGCCGCCCAGGCCCGGGCAGGTGCTGCCCGAGCTGGCGGGGGTGATCCGGTCCGAAATCATTGCGCCGACCGAGAACGAGGAGAAGTAA
- a CDS encoding NADH-quinone oxidoreductase subunit J, with amino-acid sequence MIPLPPLTGEVVAFVVCAPIMVLLAIGIVVARKPVHSALCMAGVMVGLAVLYAAQDAPFLFVVQIIVYTGAILMLFLFVVMLIGVDSRDSVVETLKGQRVAGILAVLGLAGLLVFAVGQVVFAGGPVGLTRANEAQGGNAQGVAALLFSRYVVLLEATSALLITAAVGAMVLAHGDRLRKPRHQAEHMEARVERYAVGGVHPGPDPNSGVYARSNAIHAPALLPDGTVAEKSVSHALTTRGAVVAVDDLRNPTTTTFGEIEKVAAELEGEAK; translated from the coding sequence ATGATTCCCCTTCCCCCGCTGACGGGTGAGGTCGTCGCCTTCGTGGTGTGCGCGCCGATCATGGTGCTGCTCGCCATCGGCATCGTCGTCGCTCGCAAACCCGTTCACTCGGCCCTCTGCATGGCTGGAGTGATGGTGGGGCTCGCGGTCCTCTACGCCGCCCAGGACGCCCCGTTCCTGTTCGTGGTGCAGATCATCGTCTACACGGGCGCCATTTTGATGCTGTTCCTGTTCGTGGTGATGCTGATTGGCGTTGACAGCCGCGACTCCGTGGTGGAGACCCTCAAGGGCCAGCGGGTGGCGGGCATCCTGGCGGTGCTCGGCCTGGCAGGTCTGCTGGTGTTCGCCGTCGGGCAGGTGGTCTTCGCCGGTGGCCCGGTGGGGCTGACGCGGGCCAACGAGGCCCAGGGCGGCAACGCCCAGGGCGTGGCGGCGCTGCTGTTCTCCCGCTACGTGGTGCTGCTGGAGGCCACCTCGGCGCTGCTGATCACCGCGGCGGTGGGTGCCATGGTGCTGGCCCACGGCGACCGGCTCCGCAAGCCGAGGCACCAGGCCGAGCACATGGAGGCCCGTGTCGAACGCTACGCGGTCGGTGGCGTGCACCCGGGTCCGGACCCGAACTCCGGCGTCTACGCCCGTTCCAACGCCATTCACGCGCCCGCGCTGCTTCCCGACGGCACCGTCGCCGAGAAGTCGGTGAGCCACGCCCTGACCACCCGTGGCGCGGTGGTGGCGGTCGACGACCTGCGCAACCCGACGACCACCACCTTCGGTGAGATCGAGAAGGTTGCCGCTGAACTGGAAGGAGAGGCCAAGTGA
- a CDS encoding NuoB/complex I 20 kDa subunit family protein, whose translation MGIEEKLPSGILLTTVEGIFGWVRKASFWPVTMGLACCAIEMMAYATPRFDSARWGQEVFRASPRQADLMIVSGRLSQKMAPIVRQVYDQMPNPKWVISMGACASSGGMFNNYAIVQGCDHIVPVDIYVPGCPPRPDMLIDAMFKLRQEVSSRPIGPNEAAAIAAREEAALTAPATHELKGLMR comes from the coding sequence ATGGGTATCGAGGAGAAACTTCCCTCCGGGATCCTGCTCACCACGGTCGAGGGGATCTTCGGCTGGGTGCGCAAGGCGTCGTTCTGGCCCGTGACCATGGGCCTGGCCTGCTGCGCCATTGAGATGATGGCCTACGCCACCCCCCGATTCGACTCGGCGCGCTGGGGGCAGGAGGTTTTCCGCGCCTCGCCGCGCCAGGCCGACCTGATGATCGTCTCCGGGCGGTTGTCGCAGAAAATGGCACCCATCGTGCGGCAGGTCTACGACCAGATGCCGAACCCCAAATGGGTGATCTCGATGGGCGCCTGCGCGTCCTCGGGTGGCATGTTCAACAACTACGCCATCGTCCAGGGCTGCGATCACATCGTGCCCGTCGACATCTACGTGCCCGGCTGCCCGCCCCGCCCCGACATGCTGATCGACGCCATGTTCAAGCTCCGCCAGGAAGTTTCCTCGCGTCCGATCGGCCCGAACGAGGCCGCCGCCATCGCGGCCCGTGAGGAGGCCGCCCTGACCGCGCCCGCGACCCACGAGCTGAAGGGACTCATGCGATGA
- a CDS encoding NADH-quinone oxidoreductase subunit D, giving the protein MSNDIFAATGEPEADRVYLAQGGDWEQIAAEQAERGDETIVVNMGPQHPSTHGVLRLILEMDGETVTHIRPAIGFLHTGIEKNMEFKTWTQGVAFCTRMDYVAPLFNEAVYCLAVEKLLGITDDVPERASVLRVLVMELNRIASHLVAMGTGGMEIGALTVMTIAFREREMILDFLEGLTGLRMNHAYIRPGGVANDLQDGGLEHLRTVIAWLRKHLPEYATFCNENPIFKLRMQNLAKMDLTACMMMGVTGPILRSTGYEWDLRRAQPYCGYETYDFDVVTWDTQDAYGRFRIRLEETWQSLRIVEQCLERLERTQGQPVMVGDAKIAWPASLAIGPDGQGNSHEHVKHIMGESMEALIHHFKIVTEGFKVPVGQVYQAVESPKGELGCTLVSDGGTRPYRAHFRDPGFNHLQSVPLMCEGGMISDVVVAVASIDPVLGGVDR; this is encoded by the coding sequence ATGAGCAACGACATCTTCGCCGCCACCGGCGAACCCGAGGCCGACCGGGTCTACCTGGCGCAGGGAGGCGACTGGGAACAGATCGCCGCGGAGCAGGCCGAACGCGGGGACGAGACGATCGTGGTCAACATGGGGCCGCAGCACCCCTCCACCCACGGGGTGCTCCGTCTCATCCTGGAAATGGACGGCGAGACCGTCACCCACATCCGGCCCGCCATCGGGTTCCTGCACACCGGCATCGAGAAGAACATGGAGTTCAAGACGTGGACCCAGGGGGTGGCGTTCTGCACCCGCATGGACTACGTCGCGCCGCTGTTCAACGAGGCCGTCTACTGCCTGGCCGTCGAGAAACTGCTCGGCATCACCGACGACGTCCCGGAGCGCGCCTCCGTGCTGCGGGTGCTGGTGATGGAACTGAACCGCATCGCCTCCCACCTGGTGGCGATGGGCACGGGCGGCATGGAGATCGGCGCCCTGACGGTGATGACCATCGCCTTCCGTGAACGCGAGATGATCCTCGACTTCCTGGAGGGGCTGACCGGCCTGCGCATGAACCACGCCTACATCCGTCCCGGCGGGGTGGCCAACGACCTGCAGGACGGCGGCCTGGAACACCTGCGCACAGTCATTGCCTGGCTGAGGAAACACCTGCCCGAGTACGCGACCTTCTGCAACGAGAACCCGATCTTCAAGCTGCGCATGCAGAACCTCGCGAAGATGGATCTCACCGCCTGCATGATGATGGGCGTCACCGGCCCGATCCTGCGCTCCACCGGCTACGAGTGGGACCTGCGCCGGGCGCAGCCCTACTGCGGCTACGAAACCTACGACTTCGACGTGGTCACCTGGGACACCCAGGATGCCTACGGGCGGTTCCGCATCCGCCTGGAGGAGACCTGGCAGTCGCTGAGGATCGTGGAGCAGTGCCTGGAGCGCCTCGAACGCACCCAGGGCCAGCCCGTCATGGTGGGCGACGCGAAGATCGCCTGGCCGGCGTCGCTGGCCATCGGGCCCGACGGGCAGGGCAACAGCCACGAACACGTCAAACACATCATGGGCGAGTCGATGGAGGCCCTCATCCATCACTTCAAGATCGTCACCGAGGGATTCAAGGTGCCCGTCGGGCAGGTCTACCAGGCCGTCGAATCGCCCAAGGGCGAGCTGGGCTGCACCTTGGTCTCCGACGGCGGCACCCGCCCCTACCGCGCCCACTTCCGCGACCCAGGGTTCAACCATCTGCAGTCCGTGCCGCTGATGTGCGAGGGCGGGATGATTTCCGACGTCGTGGTGGCCGTGGCCAGCATCGACCCCGTTCTTGGAGGTGTGGACCGATGA
- the nuoF gene encoding NADH-quinone oxidoreductase subunit NuoF codes for MSDLLAPVLSDQWGQDKSWKLSRYEAAGGYRALRKALLGMTQAEVIALVKDAGLRGRGGAGFPTGMKWSFVPQDNPNPKYLVVNADESEPGTCKDMPLLMASPHTLVEGVLIASYAIGSHQAFIYCRGEVLHVIRRLQQAVKEAYRAGYAGRNVLGSGYDLDVIVHAGAGAYICGEETALLDSLEGRRGQPRLRPPFPAVAGLYASPTVINNVESISSVPSIVNNGAAWFQAMGTEKSKGMTIYSLSGHVARPGQFEAPMGITLRQLLELSGGIRAGHELKFFTPGGSSTPILTPEHLDIPLDYEGMASAGTMLGTKALQVFDETTSVVRTTLRWVEFYKHESCGKCTPCREGSWWLVQLLMKFEAGTAEEGDVDKLLDVCTSIGGRSFCALADGAVACVTSAVRRFRSEFEQGYHTPAWELFPYERSALFATEGGLR; via the coding sequence GTGAGCGACCTGCTCGCCCCGGTCCTCAGTGACCAGTGGGGCCAGGACAAGTCCTGGAAACTTTCGCGCTACGAGGCCGCGGGAGGATACCGGGCGCTGCGCAAAGCGCTGCTCGGCATGACCCAGGCCGAGGTGATCGCCCTGGTCAAGGACGCGGGTCTGCGCGGCCGGGGTGGCGCTGGTTTCCCGACGGGCATGAAGTGGAGCTTCGTGCCCCAGGACAACCCCAACCCGAAGTACCTCGTGGTCAACGCCGACGAATCGGAGCCCGGCACCTGCAAGGACATGCCGCTGCTGATGGCCTCCCCCCACACCCTCGTCGAGGGCGTGCTGATCGCCTCCTACGCCATCGGTTCCCACCAGGCGTTCATCTACTGCCGCGGTGAGGTGCTGCACGTGATCCGGCGGCTCCAGCAGGCCGTCAAGGAGGCCTACCGGGCAGGCTACGCGGGAAGGAACGTGCTGGGATCCGGCTACGACCTCGACGTGATCGTCCACGCCGGGGCCGGGGCCTACATCTGCGGTGAGGAAACCGCGCTGCTCGACTCCCTGGAGGGCAGGCGCGGCCAGCCGAGGCTGCGTCCCCCGTTCCCGGCCGTCGCGGGCCTGTACGCCTCCCCGACGGTCATCAACAACGTGGAGTCCATCTCCTCGGTGCCCTCGATCGTCAACAACGGGGCCGCCTGGTTCCAGGCGATGGGCACGGAGAAATCGAAGGGCATGACGATCTACTCGCTGTCCGGGCACGTCGCCCGGCCGGGGCAGTTCGAGGCCCCCATGGGCATCACGCTGCGGCAGCTGCTGGAGCTCTCCGGCGGTATCCGCGCGGGTCACGAGCTGAAGTTCTTCACCCCGGGGGGTTCCTCCACCCCGATACTTACCCCCGAACACCTCGACATCCCCCTCGACTACGAGGGCATGGCCTCGGCGGGCACGATGCTCGGCACCAAGGCGCTCCAGGTCTTCGACGAGACCACGTCCGTGGTGCGCACCACCCTGCGGTGGGTGGAGTTCTACAAGCACGAGTCGTGCGGCAAGTGCACCCCGTGCCGTGAGGGGTCGTGGTGGCTGGTGCAGCTGCTGATGAAGTTCGAGGCCGGCACCGCCGAGGAGGGCGACGTGGACAAGCTCCTCGACGTCTGCACCAGCATCGGCGGCCGCTCGTTCTGCGCCCTGGCCGACGGCGCCGTCGCCTGCGTGACCAGCGCGGTGCGCCGCTTCCGCTCCGAGTTCGAGCAGGGCTACCACACGCCCGCCTGGGAACTTTTCCCCTACGAACGCAGCGCGTTGTTCGCCACGGAAGGAGGTCTCCGGTGA
- the nuoI gene encoding NADH-quinone oxidoreductase subunit NuoI, whose amino-acid sequence MGIFDPWAGFGITLHTIFRKTFTQGYPQKGKEKVTLPRFHGRHQLNRWPDGLEKCVGCELCAWACPADAIYVEGADNTDEQRFSPGERFGHVYQINYLRCIFCGMCIEACPTRALTMTNEFKLADKTRGKLIYEKQDLLAPLVAGMEQPPHPRRLGDNEKAYFLGLPPTGQPDTRTAPEQGAVK is encoded by the coding sequence ATGGGAATCTTCGATCCGTGGGCCGGATTCGGCATCACCCTCCACACCATCTTCCGCAAGACCTTCACGCAGGGCTACCCGCAGAAGGGCAAGGAGAAGGTGACGTTGCCGCGCTTCCACGGCCGGCATCAGCTCAACCGCTGGCCCGATGGCCTGGAGAAATGCGTCGGCTGTGAGTTGTGCGCTTGGGCCTGCCCCGCCGACGCCATCTACGTCGAGGGCGCCGACAACACCGACGAGCAGCGGTTCTCGCCGGGGGAGCGGTTCGGGCACGTCTACCAGATCAACTACCTGCGCTGCATCTTCTGCGGGATGTGCATCGAGGCCTGCCCCACGCGCGCGCTGACCATGACCAACGAGTTCAAGCTCGCCGACAAGACCCGCGGGAAACTGATCTACGAGAAGCAGGATCTCCTGGCACCGCTGGTGGCGGGTATGGAGCAGCCACCGCATCCGCGTCGCCTCGGCGACAACGAGAAGGCCTACTTCCTGGGGCTGCCGCCCACCGGCCAGCCCGACACCCGAACGGCACCCGAACAAGGAGCGGTGAAATGA
- a CDS encoding NADH-quinone oxidoreductase subunit A: MPCAGWRRRREQTGGREGSAVNLYIPIVGMVVLATVFVAVSMTLSVLIGPGRKNRAKYDSYECGIQPTPQPVGGGRFPVKYYVIAMLFIVFDIEIVFLYPWAVTYHQLGLFGVIAIISFIVTVLVAYFYVKRRGGLDWD, encoded by the coding sequence ATGCCCTGTGCCGGGTGGCGCCGGCGGCGTGAGCAGACAGGTGGAAGGGAAGGAAGCGCAGTGAACCTCTACATTCCAATCGTCGGGATGGTGGTGCTGGCCACGGTGTTCGTGGCCGTGTCCATGACCCTGAGCGTCCTCATCGGGCCCGGTCGCAAGAACCGCGCCAAGTACGACTCCTACGAGTGCGGCATCCAACCCACCCCGCAGCCCGTCGGCGGGGGACGGTTCCCCGTGAAGTACTACGTGATCGCGATGCTGTTCATCGTCTTCGACATCGAGATCGTCTTCCTCTACCCGTGGGCCGTCACCTACCACCAGCTCGGGCTCTTCGGGGTCATCGCCATCATCAGCTTCATCGTGACGGTGCTGGTGGCCTACTTCTACGTCAAACGCCGCGGCGGCCTGGACTGGGACTGA
- a CDS encoding NADH-quinone oxidoreductase subunit C, with product MTETPGEITPQQNTPQAPVFETKVGMWSRGSGDTSGYGRIQRQLSMPGRTEGPFGEPFDTIVARARQLVPALTGGLVLFDRGELTIFVPREHLRETVKAFRDDAHLRFEICVSVSGVHYPQQTGAELHVVYHLLSITHNRRVRLEVTAPDDDPHVPSVVATYPMADWHERETWDMFGILFYGHPSLTRILMPDDWVGHPQRKDYPLGGIDIQYKGATVPAPDHRRTYN from the coding sequence ATGACCGAGACCCCCGGCGAGATCACCCCGCAGCAGAACACGCCCCAGGCGCCGGTTTTCGAGACGAAGGTGGGCATGTGGAGCCGCGGCTCCGGCGACACCTCCGGATACGGCCGCATCCAGCGGCAACTCTCCATGCCCGGCCGGACCGAGGGGCCCTTCGGGGAGCCCTTCGACACCATCGTCGCCCGCGCCAGGCAGCTCGTGCCCGCCCTGACCGGTGGCCTGGTGCTGTTCGACCGCGGCGAGCTGACCATCTTCGTGCCCCGCGAACACCTCCGCGAGACCGTGAAGGCCTTCCGCGACGACGCCCACCTGCGTTTCGAGATCTGCGTGTCCGTCAGCGGGGTGCACTACCCGCAGCAGACCGGCGCGGAACTGCACGTGGTCTACCACCTGCTCTCGATCACCCACAACCGTCGCGTCCGCCTCGAGGTGACGGCCCCCGACGACGACCCCCACGTTCCGTCGGTGGTGGCCACCTACCCGATGGCCGACTGGCACGAACGCGAGACCTGGGACATGTTCGGGATCCTGTTCTACGGCCACCCGTCGCTGACCCGCATCCTCATGCCCGACGACTGGGTCGGGCACCCGCAGCGCAAGGACTATCCGCTGGGCGGCATCGACATCCAGTACAAGGGCGCCACAGTGCCCGCCCCCGATCACCGGAGGACGTACAACTGA
- a CDS encoding NADH-quinone oxidoreductase subunit G, with the protein MSQPTDTAAKVAPKPDLVTLTIDDVPVSVPKGTLIIRAAEMIGTAIPRFCDHPLLDPVGACRQCLVEIPDAGNGRGFPKPQASCTMPVAEGMVVRTQVSSPVAKRAQEGILELLLINHPLDCPICDKGGECPLQNQALSNGYGESRYGGVKRTYPKPVNVSAQILLDRERCVLCARCTRFSEQISGDPFIALVERGALQQVGFYEQDPYDSYFSGNVVQICPVGALTSAAYRFQARPFDLKSTTTSCDHCAGGCEIRADHRHHQVKRHQAGDAPEVNEEWLCDKGRFGFVSGRGEDRLTRPLVRRNGVLQVASWPEAIDAAVAGLKAAGTAVGVLPGGRLTVENAYAYSRFARTVLGTNNIDFRSRAASEEEAEFLASRVAGRGMDVTYADLEAAKHVVLVSYEPEDETSVVFLRLRKAVRKHGLKVTTLAPFASRGTQKLSATLIPVAPGAEAQTLEAMDLGEGTIILVGERAACQPGLLSEVSSKAIRSGARLAWMPRRAGDMGAIATGCLPGLLPGGRPVSSAEARVDMAAAWGVGTLPTEPGLSAAEQFASAQEGYLKAFLVAGVDPYDMPEADSALHALRKSFVVHVSTRANAVTEVADVVFPACLMEEQAGHFLNWEQRIRPVALVNEGTRHPMSDLRILAALADAMGADLGFRTSAAAWADFQELGEWEGERVAVPRKLDAGVTQGGVVVASWREALDATSGIDFEIALRRTARPAVARMSPATAAAFGIGELCRIEAPGSSQLLPVQLTEMVDGVVWVPMNPGEPGRLGVVPGSIVTVAPASSDEGDQE; encoded by the coding sequence GTGAGCCAGCCAACCGACACCGCAGCCAAGGTGGCGCCGAAACCGGATCTCGTCACCCTCACCATCGACGACGTCCCGGTCAGCGTCCCGAAGGGAACCCTCATCATCCGGGCCGCCGAGATGATCGGCACCGCCATTCCCCGGTTCTGCGACCATCCGCTGCTCGACCCCGTCGGGGCCTGCCGGCAGTGCCTGGTCGAGATCCCCGACGCTGGCAACGGTCGCGGTTTCCCCAAACCCCAGGCCTCCTGCACCATGCCGGTTGCCGAGGGCATGGTGGTGCGCACCCAGGTCAGCTCGCCCGTGGCGAAACGCGCCCAGGAGGGCATCCTGGAGCTGCTGCTGATCAACCACCCGCTCGACTGCCCCATCTGCGACAAGGGCGGCGAGTGCCCCCTGCAGAACCAGGCGCTCAGCAACGGGTACGGCGAGTCGCGTTACGGCGGGGTGAAACGCACCTACCCGAAGCCGGTCAACGTCTCCGCGCAGATCCTCCTCGACCGCGAACGCTGCGTGCTGTGCGCCCGCTGCACCCGGTTCTCGGAGCAGATCTCCGGCGACCCGTTCATCGCGCTGGTGGAACGCGGCGCGCTGCAGCAGGTCGGGTTCTACGAGCAGGACCCCTACGACTCGTACTTCTCCGGCAACGTGGTGCAGATCTGCCCGGTGGGCGCGCTCACCTCGGCGGCCTACCGCTTCCAGGCGCGGCCCTTCGACCTGAAGTCGACCACCACCTCCTGCGACCACTGCGCGGGCGGCTGCGAGATCCGCGCCGACCACCGGCACCACCAGGTCAAGCGCCATCAGGCGGGCGATGCCCCCGAGGTGAACGAGGAATGGCTCTGTGACAAGGGGCGTTTCGGTTTCGTTTCGGGACGCGGCGAGGACCGCCTGACCCGGCCGCTGGTCAGGCGCAACGGGGTCCTGCAGGTCGCGAGCTGGCCCGAGGCCATCGACGCCGCCGTCGCCGGGTTGAAGGCCGCGGGAACCGCGGTCGGTGTGCTGCCGGGCGGCCGGCTGACCGTCGAGAACGCCTACGCCTACTCGCGGTTCGCGCGCACCGTGCTCGGCACCAACAACATCGACTTCCGTTCCCGGGCCGCATCCGAGGAGGAGGCCGAGTTCCTGGCCTCCCGCGTCGCGGGACGGGGAATGGACGTCACCTACGCGGATCTCGAGGCCGCCAAGCACGTGGTGCTGGTCAGCTACGAACCCGAGGACGAGACCTCCGTGGTTTTCCTGCGGCTGCGCAAGGCGGTGCGCAAGCACGGCCTCAAGGTCACCACGCTCGCGCCGTTCGCGTCCCGGGGAACGCAGAAACTCTCCGCGACGCTGATTCCCGTGGCACCCGGAGCCGAGGCGCAGACCCTCGAGGCCATGGACCTGGGGGAGGGCACCATCATCCTCGTCGGTGAGCGAGCCGCCTGCCAGCCGGGTCTGCTGTCCGAGGTTTCCTCCAAGGCGATCCGCAGCGGGGCGCGTCTGGCGTGGATGCCGCGCCGCGCGGGCGACATGGGGGCCATCGCGACGGGCTGCCTGCCGGGTCTGCTGCCGGGCGGCCGCCCCGTCTCCTCGGCGGAGGCCCGGGTCGACATGGCCGCGGCCTGGGGGGTGGGTACGCTGCCCACCGAACCCGGCCTGAGCGCCGCCGAGCAGTTCGCCTCGGCGCAGGAGGGCTACCTCAAGGCGTTCCTGGTGGCGGGTGTCGATCCCTACGACATGCCGGAGGCCGACTCCGCCCTGCACGCGCTGCGCAAGAGTTTTGTGGTGCACGTCTCCACCCGCGCCAACGCCGTTACCGAGGTGGCCGACGTGGTCTTCCCCGCCTGCCTGATGGAGGAACAGGCCGGGCACTTCCTGAACTGGGAGCAGCGCATCCGGCCTGTCGCCCTGGTCAACGAGGGAACCAGGCATCCCATGAGCGATCTGCGGATCCTCGCGGCCCTGGCCGACGCCATGGGGGCCGATCTCGGGTTCCGCACCTCCGCGGCCGCCTGGGCGGATTTCCAGGAACTCGGTGAGTGGGAGGGCGAGCGGGTCGCCGTCCCGCGCAAACTCGACGCCGGTGTGACCCAGGGCGGTGTCGTGGTCGCCTCCTGGCGGGAGGCCCTCGACGCCACCAGCGGCATCGACTTCGAGATCGCGCTGCGCAGGACCGCTCGGCCCGCCGTCGCCCGGATGTCGCCGGCGACGGCCGCGGCGTTCGGGATCGGCGAGCTGTGCCGCATCGAGGCCCCAGGGTCCTCGCAGTTGTTGCCCGTCCAGCTCACGGAGATGGTCGACGGTGTGGTGTGGGTGCCGATGAACCCCGGGGAACCCGGCCGTCTCGGCGTGGTGCCCGGTTCCATCGTGACCGTGGCGCCCGCCTCCAGCGATGAAGGAGATCAGGAATGA
- the nuoE gene encoding NADH-quinone oxidoreductase subunit NuoE, with the protein MSGHFVSDFPDSGSVDYSDQSTNLDETAIAELNELAGRYPHPRSALLPMLHLVQSYDGRISPRGIELCAEILGITTAQVSGVATFYTMFKRRPAGHHHLGVCTTALCAVMGGDILLERAKQRLGIDEGQTTPCGRVSLERLECNAACDYAPVAMVNWEFFDDMTPEKLDELIDALMNDDEVVSPRGATITSWKKAERVLAGFPDGRADEGPSAGHASTLGRRIAAERGWSAPDPDNLPAAPEEETK; encoded by the coding sequence ATGAGCGGTCATTTTGTCAGCGATTTCCCCGATTCCGGTTCGGTGGACTACTCGGACCAGTCCACCAACCTCGACGAGACCGCGATCGCCGAGTTGAACGAACTGGCGGGGCGTTACCCGCACCCGCGTTCCGCGCTGCTGCCGATGCTGCACCTGGTGCAGTCCTACGACGGCCGCATCAGCCCGCGCGGCATCGAGCTGTGCGCCGAGATCCTCGGGATCACCACGGCCCAGGTCTCCGGGGTGGCCACCTTCTACACCATGTTCAAGCGCAGGCCCGCCGGGCACCACCACCTGGGGGTGTGCACCACGGCCCTGTGCGCGGTCATGGGCGGCGACATCCTCCTGGAGCGGGCCAAGCAGCGGCTGGGCATCGACGAGGGCCAGACCACCCCGTGCGGACGGGTCTCGCTGGAACGCCTGGAATGCAACGCCGCCTGCGACTACGCGCCCGTGGCGATGGTCAACTGGGAGTTCTTCGACGACATGACCCCGGAGAAGCTCGACGAACTGATCGACGCGCTCATGAACGACGATGAGGTGGTTTCCCCGCGCGGGGCCACCATCACGTCCTGGAAGAAGGCCGAACGGGTGCTCGCCGGGTTCCCCGACGGGCGCGCCGACGAGGGTCCCTCCGCCGGGCACGCATCCACCCTCGGCAGGCGGATCGCCGCCGAAAGGGGCTGGAGCGCCCCCGATCCCGACAATCTGCCGGCCGCACCCGAGGAGGAGACGAAGTGA